From one Staphylococcus kloosii genomic stretch:
- a CDS encoding DoxX family protein: protein MNIVRKILGAMFSIIGLLHFKDEQSFRKIVPDYLPLRKTAVLVTGVVEIIIGIYFIIKRPSQLFKKLTNLFLISVMPANIYMARKSLPLGNKQLPQWMLYARIPLQFVLMKTITKL from the coding sequence ATGAACATAGTAAGAAAAATTTTAGGAGCAATGTTTTCGATTATAGGATTGTTGCATTTCAAAGACGAACAGTCATTTAGAAAAATTGTACCTGATTATTTGCCACTTAGAAAAACAGCCGTGTTAGTAACAGGTGTCGTTGAAATCATTATTGGTATTTATTTTATTATAAAAAGACCATCTCAGCTTTTTAAAAAGTTAACCAATTTATTCTTGATCTCAGTAATGCCAGCAAATATTTATATGGCACGTAAATCGTTGCCACTAGGTAATAAACAATTACCACAATGGATGCTATATGCACGTATTCCTTTACAATTTGTACTAATGAAAACAATAACTAAACTATAA
- the deoB gene encoding phosphopentomutase: protein MTSPFKRIHLIVMDSVGIGEGPDAAAFNDEGSHTLKHTLEGFEQDLPNLEKLGLGNIEDLPVVNKVTNPQAFYTKMSEASVGKDTMTGHWEIMGLNIMQPFKVYPEGFPKELVDEIESMTGRKVVANIPASGTAIIDEWGEHQMKTGDLIVYTSADPVLQIAAHEDVIPLEELYDICEKVRELTKDPKYLIGRIIARPYVGGPGNFTRTSNRHDYALKPFGKTVMNELKEANYDVIALGKINDIYDGEGVTQAIRTKDNMDGMDKLIETVQQDFNGLSFLNLVDFDAQYGHRRDKPGYAQALKDFDNRLPELFDNLKEDDLVIITADHGNDPTADGTDHTREYIPVLMFSPKITDYHELAQDDTFSSIGATIADNFDVPLPEYGRSYLTELGVEK, encoded by the coding sequence ATGACTTCACCTTTTAAAAGAATTCATCTTATAGTTATGGATTCAGTAGGCATTGGAGAAGGTCCAGACGCAGCAGCATTTAATGACGAAGGTAGTCACACCTTAAAACATACATTAGAAGGTTTTGAGCAAGATTTACCGAACCTCGAAAAATTAGGTCTTGGTAATATCGAAGATTTACCTGTAGTAAATAAAGTGACAAATCCACAAGCTTTTTACACTAAAATGAGTGAAGCCTCTGTAGGTAAAGATACAATGACAGGTCATTGGGAAATTATGGGCTTGAATATTATGCAACCTTTTAAAGTTTATCCAGAAGGATTTCCAAAAGAGTTGGTAGACGAGATTGAATCAATGACTGGACGTAAAGTTGTTGCCAATATCCCTGCTTCAGGTACTGCAATTATTGATGAGTGGGGCGAGCATCAAATGAAGACAGGCGATTTAATCGTTTATACTTCTGCAGACCCAGTTTTACAAATTGCTGCACATGAAGACGTTATACCATTAGAAGAATTATATGATATTTGTGAAAAAGTTAGAGAATTAACTAAAGACCCTAAATATTTAATTGGACGTATTATTGCGAGACCATACGTAGGTGGACCTGGTAATTTTACACGTACTTCAAATCGTCATGACTATGCCTTAAAACCTTTCGGGAAAACAGTTATGAATGAACTGAAAGAAGCTAATTATGATGTTATCGCTTTAGGTAAAATTAACGATATATATGATGGTGAAGGTGTAACTCAAGCAATTCGTACCAAGGATAATATGGACGGCATGGATAAACTAATTGAAACAGTTCAACAAGATTTTAATGGCCTTAGCTTCTTAAATTTAGTTGATTTTGATGCGCAATATGGTCATCGAAGAGATAAACCAGGCTATGCACAAGCGCTAAAAGATTTTGACAATCGCTTGCCCGAACTTTTCGATAATTTAAAAGAAGATGATTTAGTCATCATCACAGCAGACCATGGTAATGACCCAACTGCCGATGGTACGGATCATACGCGTGAATATATTCCGGTATTAATGTTTAGTCCTAAAATTACGGACTATCATGAACTAGCTCAAGACGATACGTTTAGTTCAATTGGTGCTACGATAGCAGATAATTTTGACGTGCCATTACCTGAATATGGAAGAAGTTATTTAACGGAATTAGGAGTGGAAAAATAA
- the deoD gene encoding purine-nucleoside phosphorylase, which produces MTKGTPHIQPNGKKIAKTVLMPGDPLRAKYIAENFLENVEQFNEVRNMFGYTGTYKGKEVSVMGSGMGIPSIGIYSYELYNFFDVETIIRIGSCGALQNDVNLYDIIIAQGASTNSSYVDQYNIPGHFAPLADFDLMLKAKQQADALGATSHVGNILSSDTFYNADSTFNDQWQRMGILGIEMESAALYLNATYANKKALGIFTVSDHILKDEATTAEERQNSFTQMMEIALEIAE; this is translated from the coding sequence ATGACTAAAGGGACACCACACATTCAACCAAATGGGAAAAAAATCGCAAAAACTGTTTTAATGCCTGGCGATCCACTACGCGCTAAATATATTGCAGAAAATTTCTTAGAAAATGTAGAACAATTTAACGAAGTACGTAACATGTTTGGTTATACAGGAACATATAAAGGAAAAGAAGTCTCGGTAATGGGATCTGGCATGGGCATTCCAAGTATTGGAATTTATTCCTATGAACTTTATAACTTTTTTGATGTTGAAACAATCATTCGTATCGGCTCATGTGGCGCTTTACAAAATGATGTTAACCTTTATGACATTATTATCGCTCAAGGTGCTTCTACAAATTCAAGTTATGTAGATCAATACAATATTCCTGGCCACTTTGCACCATTAGCTGACTTTGATTTAATGTTAAAAGCGAAGCAACAAGCTGACGCTTTAGGAGCAACGAGCCATGTCGGAAATATATTATCATCTGATACTTTTTATAATGCTGATAGTACTTTCAATGATCAATGGCAACGAATGGGTATTTTAGGTATTGAAATGGAATCAGCTGCGTTATATTTAAACGCAACTTATGCTAATAAAAAAGCATTAGGTATCTTTACTGTAAGTGACCATATCTTAAAAGATGAAGCAACTACAGCTGAAGAAAGACAAAATTCATTTACACAAATGATGGAAATCGCATTAGAAATTGCTGAATAA
- a CDS encoding EVE domain-containing protein encodes MSEETSYFWLNCGYNRWNHNEPLVGQTTLFESGAQFNPSQGFRAFKQAKVGDQVIFYQVQMDTGLLGYGEITSVQTGAQNKTRVHFELKAQLKPLTADYLKRSERLEFRMSNMKETLFNQITKEEFDLIVNLGTGDIKVPRYFFVSETEDFEEGETYTLFTHTYNGIKRNGYHFYTQLEQGDKIVFYDKNKDQSVIGLGEITRHIHEKPPIAGRTNSTAIEVYYEKDITPVSLSTLNKHPKLKNLYFLQENTKQAIASLSETQYESIVEMSENNGLKPQFESVSNEQMITEQDEDLKPFILLVVEPGEPGLKAAEDLLQKTNAHPVITTGHPDFTEDMLYGKYLPNEAGALYFREGFITELMPRKDKSYLVIDNFNRIDPDIFQAFINVLEGYEVTMPRYNKDGNMIKWSRKKDSFYHFNPNWHIVGVTYESLNDIKNHYSEQFLKYTRIVRVNQD; translated from the coding sequence ATGTCAGAGGAAACAAGCTATTTTTGGTTAAATTGTGGCTATAATCGTTGGAATCACAATGAACCACTCGTAGGTCAAACTACATTATTCGAGTCAGGTGCACAATTTAACCCATCTCAAGGCTTTCGTGCATTTAAGCAGGCTAAAGTAGGAGATCAGGTTATCTTCTATCAAGTACAAATGGATACTGGGTTATTAGGCTATGGTGAGATAACTAGCGTGCAAACTGGTGCACAAAATAAAACTCGTGTACATTTTGAACTTAAAGCTCAATTAAAACCATTAACGGCTGATTATCTTAAACGTAGCGAACGTTTAGAATTCAGAATGAGCAATATGAAAGAAACATTGTTTAATCAAATCACTAAAGAAGAGTTCGATTTAATTGTTAACCTTGGTACAGGTGACATTAAAGTACCGAGATATTTCTTCGTGTCAGAAACAGAAGACTTTGAAGAAGGAGAAACATATACTTTATTTACACATACATATAATGGTATTAAACGAAATGGTTATCATTTTTATACACAACTAGAGCAAGGCGATAAAATAGTGTTTTACGATAAGAACAAAGACCAATCAGTCATCGGTTTAGGTGAAATTACACGTCATATTCATGAAAAACCACCCATCGCTGGAAGAACAAATAGTACCGCGATCGAAGTGTATTATGAAAAAGATATTACGCCAGTGTCATTATCAACATTAAATAAACATCCTAAACTAAAAAATCTTTATTTTTTACAAGAAAATACTAAACAAGCAATTGCCAGTTTATCTGAGACACAATATGAATCCATTGTCGAAATGAGTGAAAATAATGGCTTGAAGCCACAGTTTGAATCTGTGAGCAACGAGCAAATGATTACAGAACAAGATGAAGATTTAAAACCATTTATCTTGTTAGTCGTAGAACCTGGTGAGCCGGGATTAAAAGCCGCTGAAGATTTGCTACAAAAAACTAACGCACATCCTGTTATTACAACAGGTCATCCCGATTTTACCGAAGATATGTTATATGGTAAGTACTTACCAAATGAAGCGGGTGCCCTATACTTTAGAGAAGGATTTATTACAGAATTAATGCCTAGAAAAGATAAAAGTTATCTTGTTATAGATAATTTTAATCGTATAGATCCAGATATTTTCCAAGCATTTATCAATGTTTTAGAAGGTTATGAAGTGACTATGCCTAGATATAATAAAGATGGCAATATGATTAAATGGTCACGTAAAAAAGATTCGTTTTATCATTTCAATCCTAATTGGCATATTGTTGGCGTTACTTATGAAAGTTTGAATGACATAAAAAATCATTATTCAGAACAATTTTTAAAATATACTCGTATCGTTAGAGTAAATCAAGATTAA
- the rbsK gene encoding ribokinase: MNNIIVVGSSSIDLVVNTNKIPNAGETVLGKSFFTTPGGKGANQAVAAARLSAEVYMIGAVGNDAYGTQIINNLKDNNVNTDYMDTIENVQSGTAHITLYEEDNRIIVVPGANNHIKPDTVIPKLAKFNSGDIIILQQEIPSDTVDAVVKYAYENNLKVILNPAPYRALSQETIDRVTYLTPNESENELLFGNDLDKVIANYPNKLIVTRGDQGAVYFDTIIRNIAGHKQNVVDTTGAGDTFNGALAVALIEKMDLAKAIDFANMAGSLSVTQLGAQGAMPYRQDIQD, from the coding sequence ATGAATAATATCATCGTAGTTGGTAGTTCATCAATTGATTTAGTAGTAAACACAAATAAAATTCCTAATGCGGGAGAAACTGTATTAGGAAAATCGTTTTTTACTACACCAGGAGGCAAAGGAGCTAATCAAGCAGTTGCTGCAGCCAGATTGTCTGCTGAAGTATATATGATAGGTGCAGTTGGTAACGATGCTTATGGTACACAGATTATAAATAATTTAAAAGACAATAACGTTAATACCGATTATATGGATACAATTGAAAATGTACAATCAGGTACGGCACATATAACTTTATATGAAGAAGATAACCGTATAATTGTAGTTCCAGGTGCAAACAATCATATTAAACCTGACACAGTTATACCTAAACTGGCTAAATTTAATAGTGGTGACATTATTATACTGCAACAAGAAATTCCATCTGACACAGTTGATGCCGTTGTTAAATATGCTTATGAAAATAACTTAAAGGTTATTTTAAATCCTGCTCCATATAGAGCATTATCACAAGAAACAATTGATAGAGTAACTTATTTAACACCAAATGAAAGTGAAAATGAGTTGCTCTTTGGTAATGATTTAGACAAAGTAATTGCCAATTATCCCAATAAATTGATTGTAACGCGTGGCGATCAAGGAGCAGTTTATTTTGATACAATAATTCGAAACATCGCTGGTCATAAGCAAAACGTAGTCGATACCACTGGGGCTGGTGATACATTTAATGGAGCACTAGCCGTGGCATTAATTGAGAAAATGGATTTAGCAAAGGCTATAGATTTTGCTAATATGGCCGGAAGTTTATCCGTCACTCAATTAGGTGCGCAAGGTGCTATGCCTTATCGTCAAGATATACAAGATTAA
- a CDS encoding thiol-disulfide oxidoreductase DCC family protein, protein MPIIYYDGGCVYCYNFAIWLIQNGLSTRYQFATLKGSTGQQLQREYPAARRFDSVILQEGDHLQFKSDAIATLITSLTNYKWLGVLIRITPKFIRDFGYNLFANNRNNMWKTHWHKPDDYEQSFFID, encoded by the coding sequence GTGCCAATTATTTATTATGACGGTGGTTGTGTTTATTGTTATAACTTTGCTATTTGGTTAATTCAAAATGGCTTGTCTACGCGTTATCAATTTGCAACTTTAAAAGGTTCTACAGGTCAACAACTACAACGAGAATACCCAGCAGCAAGACGTTTTGATAGTGTCATATTGCAAGAAGGTGATCACTTACAATTTAAATCAGATGCTATTGCAACATTGATTACTTCATTGACTAATTACAAATGGCTCGGTGTACTAATTAGAATTACACCTAAATTTATTCGTGATTTTGGTTACAATTTATTTGCAAACAATAGAAATAACATGTGGAAAACACATTGGCATAAACCGGATGACTATGAACAATCATTCTTTATAGATTAA
- the deoC gene encoding deoxyribose-phosphate aldolase: MNYAKYIDHTLLKPESTREQIDKIISEAREYEFKSVCINPTHVNHAAQQLADTKVLVCTVIGFPLGATTTATKVYETEDAIKNGADEIDMVINIGALKDGRFEEVQKDIEGVVGAANGKTVKVIIETCLLTDDEKVKACELSQAAGANFVKTSTGFAGGGATPEDVKLMKQTVGDDLEVKASGGVRNLDDFNAMLEAGATRIGASAGVQIIQGLQSDSDY, translated from the coding sequence ATGAATTATGCAAAATATATAGACCACACTTTATTAAAACCTGAATCTACAAGAGAACAGATTGATAAAATCATTAGCGAAGCTCGCGAATATGAATTTAAATCAGTATGTATCAATCCTACACATGTAAATCATGCTGCACAACAACTTGCAGACACTAAAGTATTAGTTTGTACAGTAATTGGTTTTCCTTTAGGTGCAACTACTACTGCTACTAAAGTTTATGAAACAGAAGATGCTATAAAAAATGGTGCAGATGAAATCGATATGGTGATAAATATTGGTGCTCTTAAAGATGGACGATTTGAAGAAGTTCAAAAGGATATTGAAGGTGTAGTAGGCGCAGCAAATGGTAAAACAGTTAAAGTTATTATCGAAACTTGTTTATTAACTGATGATGAAAAAGTTAAAGCATGTGAATTAAGCCAAGCTGCCGGTGCAAATTTTGTTAAAACTTCTACTGGTTTTGCTGGCGGAGGAGCGACGCCAGAAGATGTTAAATTGATGAAACAAACTGTAGGTGACGATCTTGAAGTTAAGGCTTCAGGTGGCGTACGTAATTTAGATGATTTTAATGCCATGTTAGAAGCAGGCGCAACACGTATTGGTGCCAGCGCTGGTGTGCAAATTATTCAAGGTTTACAAAGTGATTCAGACTATTAA
- a CDS encoding S-ribosylhomocysteine lyase, whose product MPKMNVESFNLDHTKVVAPFIRLAGTMEGLNGDVIHKYDIRFKQPNKAHMDMPGLHSLEHLMAENIRNHSDKVVDVSPMGCQTGFYASFINNDDYDDVLNIVELTLKDVLQATEVPACNEVQCGWAASHSLDGAKEIAQEFLNERQQWNEVFSDAK is encoded by the coding sequence ATGCCAAAAATGAATGTTGAAAGTTTTAATTTAGATCACACTAAAGTAGTTGCACCTTTTATACGCTTAGCTGGTACTATGGAAGGACTTAACGGCGACGTTATTCATAAGTATGATATACGATTCAAACAACCTAACAAAGCGCATATGGATATGCCAGGTTTACACTCATTAGAACATTTAATGGCTGAAAATATTAGAAATCATTCTGATAAAGTTGTAGATGTAAGCCCAATGGGTTGCCAAACAGGTTTCTATGCGTCTTTCATTAATAATGATGATTACGATGATGTACTTAACATCGTTGAATTAACATTAAAAGATGTTTTACAAGCAACTGAAGTTCCTGCATGTAATGAAGTACAATGTGGCTGGGCAGCAAGTCACTCATTAGATGGCGCAAAAGAAATCGCACAAGAATTTTTAAATGAACGTCAACAATGGAACGAAGTTTTTAGCGACGCGAAATAA
- a CDS encoding Dps family protein → MTNNTQVVEVLNKQVANWTVAFTKLHNFHWYVKGPNFFSLHTKFEELYDEASQYIDDLAERILAVGGNPVATLKESLDISIIDEAGKGYKAEEMVAELSQDFTNIAKQLDEAIEVASNADDDVTEDMFIGMQTNIEKHNWMLKSYLGQ, encoded by the coding sequence ATGACAAACAATACACAAGTAGTAGAAGTATTAAATAAACAAGTTGCTAACTGGACGGTAGCGTTCACAAAATTACACAATTTCCATTGGTATGTTAAAGGACCAAACTTCTTCTCATTACACACAAAATTTGAAGAGTTATACGACGAAGCGAGTCAATATATTGATGATTTAGCTGAACGTATTTTAGCAGTAGGTGGTAACCCAGTTGCTACACTAAAAGAAAGTTTAGATATTTCTATTATTGATGAGGCTGGTAAAGGTTATAAAGCTGAAGAAATGGTAGCAGAATTATCTCAAGACTTTACAAATATTGCAAAACAATTAGATGAAGCTATTGAAGTTGCTTCAAATGCAGACGATGATGTTACTGAAGATATGTTTATCGGTATGCAAACAAACATCGAAAAACATAACTGGATGTTAAAATCTTATTTAGGTCAATAA
- a CDS encoding pyrimidine-nucleoside phosphorylase, whose protein sequence is MRMVDIIEKKRDGNALTKEEIEFFIEGYTKGDIPDYQASSLAMAIFFQDMNEDERAALTMAIVNSGDVIDLSNIEGIKVDKHSTGGVGDTTTLVLAPLVASVGVPVAKMSGRGLGHTGGTIDKLESIEGFHVEISEDKFTQLVNEAKVAVIGQSGNLTPADKKLYGLRDVTGTVNSIPLIASSIMSKKIAAGADAIVLDVKTGNGAFMKTIEEAEALAHAMVSIGNNVGRKTMAIISDMSQPLGNAIGNALEVKEAIETLQGKGPQDLTDLVLTLGSQMVVLSNKAKDLKEAEAMLKEAINNGSALESFKTFLTNQDGDASVVDDVSKLPQAQYQIELPAQQNGVITEIIANEVGVASMMLGAGRQTKEDDIDLSVGIVLNKKVGDQVKEGESLLTIHSNSETIDNVKEKLNNSITISKQGSNPTLIHKIITE, encoded by the coding sequence ATGAGAATGGTTGATATTATTGAAAAGAAAAGAGACGGGAATGCTTTAACGAAAGAGGAAATTGAATTTTTCATCGAAGGTTATACAAAAGGTGATATACCTGATTATCAAGCTTCGAGTTTGGCGATGGCTATTTTCTTCCAAGATATGAATGAAGATGAACGTGCTGCATTAACAATGGCAATTGTTAATTCGGGAGATGTAATCGACTTATCTAATATCGAAGGTATTAAAGTAGATAAACATTCTACTGGAGGTGTCGGTGATACGACAACTTTAGTATTAGCACCGCTTGTTGCTTCAGTAGGTGTACCTGTAGCTAAAATGAGTGGGCGAGGGCTAGGACACACTGGCGGTACAATTGATAAATTAGAATCTATTGAAGGCTTTCATGTCGAAATATCCGAAGATAAATTTACGCAACTTGTTAATGAAGCAAAAGTAGCTGTAATTGGACAATCTGGTAATTTAACGCCAGCTGATAAAAAATTATACGGTTTACGTGACGTTACTGGTACTGTCAATTCTATACCATTAATTGCGTCATCGATTATGAGTAAAAAAATCGCAGCCGGTGCTGATGCAATTGTCTTAGACGTTAAAACGGGCAACGGTGCATTTATGAAAACGATTGAAGAAGCAGAAGCTTTAGCTCATGCAATGGTAAGCATTGGTAATAACGTAGGCCGTAAAACAATGGCTATTATTTCTGATATGAGTCAACCACTTGGTAATGCTATTGGTAATGCGCTAGAAGTTAAAGAAGCAATTGAAACTTTACAAGGTAAAGGACCTCAAGATTTAACAGATTTAGTATTAACATTAGGATCACAAATGGTAGTCCTTAGTAACAAGGCTAAAGACTTAAAAGAAGCAGAAGCTATGCTAAAAGAAGCGATTAATAATGGCTCGGCGTTAGAAAGCTTCAAAACGTTTTTAACTAACCAAGACGGTGATGCATCAGTTGTCGATGATGTTTCTAAATTACCTCAAGCACAATACCAAATTGAATTACCAGCACAACAAAATGGTGTCATAACCGAAATTATTGCAAATGAGGTTGGTGTTGCATCTATGATGTTAGGCGCAGGTAGACAAACAAAAGAAGACGATATTGATCTTAGTGTTGGTATTGTACTGAACAAAAAAGTTGGTGACCAAGTTAAAGAAGGCGAATCATTATTAACGATTCATTCTAATAGTGAAACTATTGATAACGTTAAAGAGAAACTGAATAACAGCATCACTATTAGTAAACAAGGTAGTAATCCAACATTGATCCACAAAATAATTACTGAATAA
- a CDS encoding type I phosphomannose isomerase catalytic subunit, with protein MPLFLRPVFHTKVWGGSNLEQLGYTLPNHNIGEAWGISAHPNGNCEIINGPYKGETLNEVWTNHRELFGDFPSKDFPLMTKIVDANKPLSIHVHPDDAYAYENESGQYGKSECWYIIDAQENAEIVYGLKVDSTDEAKSKVSAQDFTNLFNKIKVQPGEFYFIPAGTVHSIGEGIIAYETMQASDVSYRIYDYERQPLEGENRELQVDKAIDVIEVFNENMNITPDTEMVENHKLTKLVSNDFFTIVKWDIFGTLNYMKPREFVLVSIIKGEGQVIIDGDIYDIKGGNNFILTSDDLDTVFEGEFEIIISYL; from the coding sequence ATGCCATTATTTTTACGACCTGTTTTTCATACAAAGGTATGGGGAGGTAGCAACTTAGAACAATTAGGATACACATTACCTAATCACAATATCGGAGAAGCATGGGGGATTTCTGCACATCCAAATGGTAATTGTGAAATTATAAACGGGCCATATAAAGGCGAAACTTTAAATGAAGTTTGGACAAATCATAGAGAATTATTTGGTGACTTTCCGAGTAAAGATTTTCCGCTTATGACTAAAATTGTGGATGCCAATAAACCATTGTCTATACATGTTCATCCAGATGATGCATATGCTTATGAAAATGAAAGTGGGCAGTATGGTAAATCAGAATGTTGGTATATCATAGATGCACAAGAAAATGCTGAAATTGTATATGGTCTAAAGGTTGATTCTACTGATGAAGCTAAAAGTAAAGTATCGGCACAAGATTTTACTAATTTATTTAATAAAATCAAAGTCCAACCAGGGGAGTTTTACTTTATTCCTGCCGGTACAGTGCATTCAATTGGTGAGGGTATTATTGCATACGAAACAATGCAAGCTTCAGACGTATCATATAGAATATATGATTATGAGCGCCAACCGCTTGAAGGCGAAAATAGAGAGCTACAAGTAGATAAAGCAATAGATGTAATTGAAGTATTTAATGAGAATATGAATATTACGCCTGATACAGAAATGGTAGAAAACCATAAATTGACTAAACTTGTGTCGAATGACTTTTTTACTATTGTGAAATGGGATATATTTGGCACGTTGAATTATATGAAGCCTAGAGAATTTGTGCTTGTATCGATTATAAAAGGTGAGGGACAAGTAATTATTGACGGCGATATATACGATATTAAAGGTGGCAATAATTTTATTTTGACTTCTGATGATTTAGACACGGTTTTTGAAGGCGAATTTGAAATTATTATTAGTTACCTGTAA
- a CDS encoding M20 family metallopeptidase encodes MENKQVILDYIENEKLNYIEMSHQIHQRPELGNEEIFASRTLIEHLKAQGFEIETDIAGHATGFIARYDSGKKGPTIGFLAEYDALPGLGHACGHNIIGTASVLAGTALTKTIDNIGGKVVVLGCPAEEGGVNGSAKASYVNEGVIDELDVALMVHPGNETYKTINTLAVDVLDIKFYGKSTHASENAHEALNALDAMISYFNGVAQLRQHIKKSQRVHGVILDGGKAANIIPDYTHARFYTRATTRKELDILTEKVGQIAKGAALQTGCDYEFGPIQNGVNEFIKTSKLDELFAKYATEMDEDVIDDDFGYGSTDTGNVSHVVPTIHPHIKIGSKNLVGHTHRFREAATSSHGDQALIRGGKILALMGLELIENQKLFEEIVEEHQHAKGH; translated from the coding sequence ATGGAAAATAAACAAGTTATTTTAGATTATATAGAAAATGAAAAGTTAAATTATATTGAAATGAGTCATCAAATACATCAACGCCCAGAACTTGGGAACGAAGAAATTTTTGCTTCTAGAACTTTAATTGAACATTTAAAAGCACAAGGCTTTGAAATAGAAACAGATATAGCTGGTCATGCAACTGGTTTTATAGCTAGATATGATAGTGGCAAAAAAGGCCCAACTATTGGATTTTTGGCAGAGTATGATGCTTTACCAGGCTTAGGTCATGCTTGTGGACATAATATTATTGGCACGGCGAGTGTTTTAGCTGGTACTGCGTTAACTAAAACGATAGATAATATTGGCGGTAAAGTAGTTGTTTTAGGCTGTCCTGCTGAAGAAGGCGGCGTTAATGGGAGCGCTAAAGCATCCTATGTCAACGAAGGTGTTATAGATGAGCTAGATGTGGCTCTTATGGTTCATCCAGGTAATGAAACGTACAAAACGATAAATACCTTAGCGGTAGATGTTTTAGATATTAAATTTTACGGCAAAAGCACGCACGCATCGGAAAATGCACATGAAGCATTAAATGCTTTAGATGCGATGATTTCGTATTTTAATGGCGTGGCGCAGTTAAGGCAACATATTAAGAAGAGCCAACGTGTGCATGGCGTCATTCTTGATGGAGGTAAAGCCGCTAATATTATTCCAGACTATACACATGCAAGATTTTATACGCGTGCTACAACGCGCAAAGAGTTAGATATCCTAACTGAAAAAGTAGGACAAATTGCTAAAGGCGCAGCGCTCCAGACAGGTTGTGATTATGAATTTGGCCCTATACAAAATGGCGTAAATGAATTTATTAAAACCTCTAAATTAGATGAATTATTCGCTAAGTATGCCACTGAGATGGATGAAGATGTGATTGATGATGATTTTGGTTATGGTTCTACAGATACAGGAAATGTCAGCCATGTCGTGCCAACTATTCATCCACATATTAAAATTGGTTCGAAAAATCTAGTAGGACATACCCATCGTTTTAGAGAAGCGGCGACAAGTTCACACGGCGACCAAGCATTAATTAGAGGTGGAAAAATATTAGCATTAATGGGGTTAGAATTAATCGAAAATCAAAAATTATTTGAAGAGATTGTTGAAGAGCATCAACATGCAAAGGGGCACTGA